One genomic segment of Drosophila melanogaster chromosome 3L includes these proteins:
- the RpS12 gene encoding ribosomal protein S12, producing the protein MADVDVDVPSAAPVLDGAMDINTALQEVLKKSLIADGLVHGIHQACKALDKRQAVLCILAESFDEPNYKKLVTALCNEHQIPLIRVDSHKKLGEWSGLCKIDKEGKPRKVCGCSVVVIKDFGEETPALDVVKDHLRQNS; encoded by the exons ATGGCCGACGTTGATGT TGATGTTCCCTCCGCTGCCCCTGTGCTCGATGGCGCCATGGACATTAACACTGCCCTCCAGGAGGTCTTGAAGAAGTCCCTGATCGCCGATGGACTCGTCCATGGCATCCACCAGGCCTGCAAGGCCCTGGACAA GCGTCAGGCTGTTCTGTGCATCCTAGCCGAGTCCTTCGACGAGCCCAACTACAAGAAGCTGGTTACCGCCCTGTGCAACGAGCACCAGATCCCCCTTATCCGCGTGGACTCGCACAAGAAGCTGGGCGAATGGTCCGGTCTGTGCAAGATCGACAAGGAGGGCAAGCCCCGCAAGGTGTGCGGCTGCTCCGTGGTCGTGATCAAGGATTTCGGTGAGGAGACACCCGCTTTGGACGTGGTTAAGGACCATCTCAGGCAGAACAGCTAA
- the Zmynd10 gene encoding zinc finger MYND-type containing 10 — MVNFVHPEEMYLFVESIRPFEVREVGSPKWLEVHEMILGLSQQAALELSQNREEEVKEFLISRDKLRVLIHEAYCVTLWKTRVLPHLLEIDPNPQATFLIYTVLYHEAALVALLDVCLYHPSGCETLQESVLDLIDYCAQAISQVIGLVSMGYHENETKLDVDEAVLTELERQKRDFIYKIGLRCISVLNYIADNVTLFHLSAARRLLVTHDIPWLMADVLSFRPWQRKTSKGIQKFIDEKWTNVDDVTKIVKPEAQAWFCVRQLLLNPQIMENYAFNEARCKQLHKLLGLMHEPLLDQLPPLIELKVFLSRLTLSGNTAKTQPLLLEDIPQIQEELLKDVEENGGFYQIAQDQDSVFLSKNKENICALATRLSKAYGTDLLCELEQNMDDLKMGEAKDAGAGGDGDTDHTCATCQAKAKKKCACCKKVHYCSRDCQLKDWPQHKLVCLKT, encoded by the exons atggtaAACTTTGTGCACCCCGAGGAAATGTATCTCTTTGTGGAGAGCATTCGTCCATTTGAGGTGCGTGAGGTGGGCAGCCCGAAGTGGCTGGAGGTGCACGAGATGATCCTCGGGCTGAGCCAGCAGGCCGCCTTGGAGCTGTCCCAGAATCGCGAGGAGGAGGTGAAGGAGTTCCTCATCTCGCGCGACAAGCTACGCGTGCTGATCCACGAAGCCTATTGCGTAACGTTGTGGAAGACGCGTGTTCTGCCGCATCTGCTGGAGATTGATCCCAATCCGCAGGCCACGTTCCTTATCTACACGGTGCTATATCACGAGGCTGCTTTGGTAGCGCTTCTGGATGTGTGCCTCTACCATCCGAGTGGCTGTGAGACGCTGCAGGAGTCCGTGCTGGATTTGATTGACTATTGCGCCCAGGCCATTTCCCAGGTCATTGGCTTGGTTAGCATGGGTTACCACGAGAACGAGACAAAGCTGGACGTGGATGAGGCAGTGCTCACGGAGCTGGAGCGCCAGAAGCGCGACTTTATCTATAAGATTGGACTGCGCTGCATCTCAGTGCTGAACTACATAGCAGATAATGTGACATTGTTTCATCTAAGCGCCGCACGCCGTTTGCTGGTGACCCATGACATTCCGTGGCTCATGGCAGATGTGCTTAGCTTCCG TCCGTGGCAGAGAAAGACCAGCAAGGGCATTCAGAAGTTCATCGACGAGAAGTGGACCAATGTGGACGACGTCACCAAGATTGTCAAGCCAGAGGCGCAGGCCTGGTTTTGTGTGCGTCAGCTGCTCCTTAATCCTCAGATCATGGAGAACTATGCTTTCAACGAGGCACGCTGCAAGCAGTTACACAAG CTTTTGGGTCTCATGCACGAGCCGTTGCTGGACCAGCTGCCGCCACTTATAGAGCTAAAGGTGTTCCTCAGCCGCCTGACGCTCAGCGGCAATACGGCCAAGACACAGCCGCTCTTGCTGGAGGACATTCCGCAGATCCAGGAGGAACTGCTCAAGGATGTCGAGGAAAATGGCGGCTTCTATCAGATTGCCCAGGATCAGGACTCGGTTTTCCTTAGCAAGAACAAGGAAAACATCTGCGCTTTGGCCACTCGCCTCAGCAAAGCCTACGGCACGGACTTGCTCTGTGAACTGGAGCAGAATATGGATGATCTCAAGATGGGCGAAGCAAAGGATGCCGGCGCTGGTGGCGATGGAGATACGGACCATACTTGCGCCACTTGCCAGGCGAAGGCCAAAAAGAAGTGTGCCTGCTGCAAGAAGGTGCACTACTGCTCCCG tgaTTGTCAGCTCAAGGATTGGCCACAGCACAAGCTCGTCTGCCTTAAAACTTAA